A stretch of DNA from Anopheles nili chromosome 2, idAnoNiliSN_F5_01, whole genome shotgun sequence:
ttttacCGATTCGCATACAATTAAACAATTTACCAATCGAGTCTTATGATttgaaactaaaaaaaacttctaaCGATATAGACGAGAGATTCGAATCAACATTTGCTTTCTAACGCACGGCacggcaaaacaaaatcagatGTTTTACGTCAAAATGGGCtgcaattttatgttttcaatagtctttaaaatatcaattaatgaaatttttgCTATCGGTGATCTTGCTGAAAAACTCAAATTGTACATGTCCTTTATATAATATTAATGAATATCGCattaaaagttgcattttcaGTTATCATGAATCTATTCTAGTTTCATTCATTATTTCTGAAACTCTTACAACaaatgattctttttacataAGGTTTTCTGATATCAATATGATGTGAACCAAAATATATATGAAAGTTTTGTATGAAGTATATGGAAAACTACTTATAatgatataaatttaaattaccaGCCATAGTTTATCCACTATAGTAACCTTGCGAATCGAGCTTTGGATGAGCTTTTGACACAATGTCGTTACTTTTGACATATTTTGCGTTTCTGACAGATGTAGGAAAATAGTGGTGTTTACGTGTACTTTAAAAGTATAGTATAAAAACAGGAATTACAGCCCTTACGAAATATTCATCATTACCCACAAACTAACACCCGTACGTGGGTACGGCACTGGTTATTCTAGTTTAATGGGAGCTAATTCTGGCACCGGAAGGACCTGCAGATCCAAATCGAATGTTCTGCATCCAGCGAGACAGTagagagcaacaacagcagaagcAGGGTAGTTCCATTGGTGAAGATTTTTCGAGGACGATCGGCTGCTAGCAGCTTGCGAGTTAGCAAACATAGTGGCAAAACAGACACGTCGGTACGAGTAAAATCGCTCGCTGGGTTTGCAAGATTAACATATTCTTTGAAACTATCAGCCAGCTGGCTGAAAACTGCATCAAAATGCGCACCCTTGGACTATCGGTGATCAGTATGCTACTGACCGGGTTGGTAATCGGTAATGCATACTTCCAAAAGAAACAATTCTACCCGTCGGTTGTGTATATCACCAAATCCAACCCGAGCATGGCCGTAAGTATTTGTAACTAGCATTAGTTTTTTGCGGTTTCGTCACGCGTAAAAGTATAATGAACAATTGCTAAACATGCGCTTTCTGTCGCTTTCTTTCAAAGGTTATTTACATACAATCACTAGTACTGGTGCTAATGCTAGGGAAACTgatgaaaaaaatctttctcGGAACATTGCGAGCAGCTGAGTTTGAACATCTGATGGAGCGATTCTGGTACGCTTTAACAGAGACCTGTTTGGCGTTTACCGTATTTCGAGACGATTTCAATCCAAAGTTTGTAGCACTGTTTACGGTGCTGCTTTTCCTGAAGTCCTTCCACTGGTTGGCTGAAGATCGTGTCGATTATGTGAGCAATCATTCCATTCGTTCTTTGAACACACCTTTACCATGCTTTAACATTTGTTTGTCTATTTATGATTTCTTAGATGGAACGAAGTCCAGTAATCGGATGGTTATTTCACGTCCGGGTGGCAGGATTGTTGCTCTCACTCGGATTGTTCGATTATGAACTTATTTCGTACGCGTATCAGTCCACCATCGCCAAGGGCGTGACGGTGCAGTTGGTGTTTGGCTTTGAGTACGCTATTCTGATGACGATGGTCATCAACACGGCCATCAAATACATTTTCCATGCTGCCGAGTTACGCTCGGATACACCCTGGGAGAATAAGGCGGTATTTCTCCTTTATACTGAGCTAATCATTGGTTTCACGCGTGTCGTGCTGTATGTGGTGTTTGTCATCCTGATGGTAAAAATATTCACTCTTCCGATGTTTGCCTTCCGGCCAATGTACTATACGATGCGGTAAGTAACGCGTGTGACCAATTCAACCCCTCACGAAGCCTGCTTGTTCATGGCATTGTAACTTATTATCCATTACCGTTTCGTCATAAATCTCTGCAGCAATTTCAAAAAGGCGCTGAACGATGTAATTCTATCTCGGCGCGCCATTCGCAACATGAACACGCTCTATCCTGATGCAACACCTGAGGAGCTGCAAATGTCGGATAACATTTGCATCATTTGCCGTGAAGATATGGTGAGCAACTCAAAGAAGCTGCCGTGCGGCCACATATTCCACACGGCGTGCCTGCGCTCCTGGTTCCAGCGACAACAGACGTGCCCAACCTGTCGGTTAAACATTCTGCGCACGCCCATCACTGCCGCTACTGCGGCTGCCAATCCGGTGCCAAACAataatgcaaacgaaacggcTACAGGTGCCACCGCGGGTAATGCAGACAACAGTCGTCCAACAATGaccgctggtgctggtggtacTTTGCCTGCTGGTACTTCTAATGGTAAGTGGAGCCTAATTATAACGTTCCGAATCTTACAACGGTGGATGCCGGTATCGGTGAACGATCGTCCATtacattatcaattttttaatCCGTTATCTTTAGTGATAAGGAGCTCATTTTTAATTCAGTTTCAAAATTGGGCAAATTATCTGATATATATGTTTTTATGTAATAGTATCTAATGTTGCGCCTATATTcactttattttttcatcgttttgctACAGTAAAAGTGCATTGTGTTTTatcaattgtttcattttctaccGCAGGTCTTGCAACGCCAGCGACAAATGCTTTACCAATGTTTCCTCCGGCTCCATTGGTACTTCCTCCGTTTCCCTTTGTCGGTATGCCCTCGTACACAATGCCTTTACCGCCCGCACCACCTTCGCTAGAGACGTTATCCGACGAGGAAGTACGtgcgatggaaggaaatgaaagaCGACATATTGAAGAGCGTATCAAACACCTGCAGAACATACGCACTCTGCTTGATGCGTCCGTTGCGTTGATGAATCAATACGCGGCGATTACTGCCCGTCTGCCACCGGAAGCTGTCGCtcatctgcagcagcagccaaatACACAAACCGCCGATTTGCCTTCAGGTGAGGCGACAGCAACAACGTTACCAACAACGACACCGGCGAAGGAATCTTCTGATTCATCAACCACTACTTGTGCTGGTGTTGATagcggtagcagcagcaccagcaacaacaacggtaGCAGCATCAATAGTAGCAGTAGTAAACATAACACTAATGTTAGTGATAAGGATAAAAGTAATGTAAGCAAGTCCTCTGGTGATTCGGGATTCAGTCAACCGAAGTTGGAAGATCTAGGACCAATTAGCAGCGACGAGGATGAGTCGTCAGTGAAACTAAAAAAGGAGCCCTTACCGAGCTCCAGCAAGGCATTCCTTATCACGCCCGACCAGTTGCAAGATGAGGTGTCAACTGAGACCCCCTCGATGCCGTCAAAGTCGCCAACGGTCAACGGGGACAGCAGTGATGGCGGCTTAAAGCGACCAGAAAGTTCCGCCATGAGTGAACTGCGCCGTCGAAGGTTGGAAAAATTTGGCTCCCCAGCGTCACCAGGATCGGCGGAAAGCCAGCAGTAGTAGAAAGGAGACAGGATGAAATCTTTGCTGCTTGCAGTAGAGTTTAGCGTGGCTGGAACACTCCGTTAGGCTTGGGTGTAAAGATGGTGTCCTGTCAGTGAATCTGCGATCCGATATTGATTGACATaaaggaagaaacgaaaaacgttcCCAGGAATATTGTAAGCAATTCCACTTCCAGTTCTAGAGAACGTCGGCTCTAAACgtaattttgcaacaaaccCCTAATGAGACATGTTAGTCAGCCGGATCATTTTCAACATTGCACATTATGATTACATGTCGGGCTAATCAATCTTATTGCGACTTTTCTTTATCGTACTACACTTTATTTTGGCGTTTTTAAGTCCGCCTTTCTACAGTACCGCAGAAAACGTCCATAGATGTCCTCCTTTCATATTCCAGCGCCCAGAAAACGTCCTGCTTCACAGTG
This window harbors:
- the LOC128721609 gene encoding E3 ubiquitin-protein ligase HRD1-like → MRTLGLSVISMLLTGLVIGNAYFQKKQFYPSVVYITKSNPSMAVIYIQSLVLVLMLGKLMKKIFLGTLRAAEFEHLMERFWYALTETCLAFTVFRDDFNPKFVALFTVLLFLKSFHWLAEDRVDYMERSPVIGWLFHVRVAGLLLSLGLFDYELISYAYQSTIAKGVTVQLVFGFEYAILMTMVINTAIKYIFHAAELRSDTPWENKAVFLLYTELIIGFTRVVLYVVFVILMVKIFTLPMFAFRPMYYTMRNFKKALNDVILSRRAIRNMNTLYPDATPEELQMSDNICIICREDMVSNSKKLPCGHIFHTACLRSWFQRQQTCPTCRLNILRTPITAATAAANPVPNNNANETATGATAGNADNSRPTMTAGAGGTLPAGTSNGLATPATNALPMFPPAPLVLPPFPFVGMPSYTMPLPPAPPSLETLSDEEVRAMEGNERRHIEERIKHLQNIRTLLDASVALMNQYAAITARLPPEAVAHLQQQPNTQTADLPSGEATATTLPTTTPAKESSDSSTTTCAGVDSGSSSTSNNNGSSINSSSSKHNTNVSDKDKSNVSKSSGDSGFSQPKLEDLGPISSDEDESSVKLKKEPLPSSSKAFLITPDQLQDEVSTETPSMPSKSPTVNGDSSDGGLKRPESSAMSELRRRRLEKFGSPASPGSAESQQ